The window GAGGGCGCCGACTACCGGTGGTGAGCGGCACCGACCCCGCGTGAACGCCCGGGGGCCGCCGGGTTCGCCCGGAGGCCCCCAGGATCGGTTGATCTAGCTGATCTAAGCTGGCCGAATCCGGGCCGGAATACCGGCCAAGGTACGGCGAATACGCGGAAATCGGGAGCCACCATGTACGACGCGATGCTCGCGGAGACGGTCACCCTCGCCGGGGCGGACGGGGACGAGATCGAGGCCTATCTGGCCCGCCCGCTGGGCCCCGGCCCGTACGGCGCGGTGGTGGTGATCCACCACATGCCCGGCTACGACGAGGCGACCAAGGAGATGACCCGTCGCCTCGCCCACCACGGTTACCTGGCCGTCTGCCCGAACCTGTACAGCCGGGAGGCGCCCGGCGCGAGCCCGGACGACGCGGCCGCCGCCGCCCGCGCCAACGGCGGGGTGCCGGACGTACGGCTGGTCGGTGACGTGGCCGGCGCGGCTGCGTACCTGCGGGGGCTGACGTCCAGCAACGGCAAGGTCGGCGTGATCGGGCACTGCTCCGGGGGCCGGCAGTCGTTCCTGGCCGCCTGCCAGTTGCCGCTCGACGCCGCGGTCGACTGCTACGGCGCGTTTGTCGTCGGTACGCCCCCGGAGGGCATGCCGGCGACGTTCCAGCCGCTGCTGGGCATGGCCGACCGGCTCTCCGCCCCGCTGCTCGGCCTGTTCGGTGCGGAGGACAAGTACCCGTCGCCGGAGCAGACCGAGGAACTGGAGCGGGAACTGACCCGGCTCGGCAAGACCTTCGAGTTCCACACGTACGAGAACGCCGGGCACGCCTTCTTCGCCACCGACCGGCCCAGCTACCGCCCCCAGGCGGCGGTCGACGGCTGGCAGAAGATCTTCACCTGGTTCGACCGCTACCTGAGCGCCTGAGGAGCCGGACATGTGCACCTACGTCACCGAGAAGATCGAGATCGACGGCAGCGGAAAGGGACCGACCGGCTGGTTCGGTCTCACCGGCGCCACCGTGTACGTCGACCACCCCGTGCACGCCCCGTACGAGCACACCGTGAACATCGATCTGGTGAATCCGGCCGCCGGTCCGGGCGCCCGGGTGGCGGTGGAGTTGACCGAGGAGTCGGCGCTGGCCCTGATCGCCGCGATCCAGGCGGCACTGGCCAGCGCCCCGCCCGGACTGGCCAGCGCGCCGCGTCCGGCGTCCTGATCCTCGGGAAGGGTCGGATCCGGTGCGGCGGAGCGGCGCAACCCGGAAAGTAAGCTTTTCCGCAGGCCTCGCCGCCGCGACCGGACGATCCGCGCTGATCGCGACCTATTGATCCGAACTGATGAGGACCCGGTGACCCAGACTGTCGACAACACCGCACAGGATCCCGCGGCTGCCGCCGCCCCGCTCTCCGCGCAGACCGGGCCGTACTTCGGCCGGTTCGGTGGGCGGTTCGTGCCCGAGGCGCTGATCGCGGCGCTGGAGGAACTGGACGCCGCGTACACCACGGCACTGGTGGATCCGGAATTTGTCGCCCAGCTCGACGAGCTGCACCGCAGCTACTCCGGCCGGCCGAGCATCCTGACCGAGGCGCCGAGGTTCGGCCAGCACGCCGGTGGTGCCCGGATCATCCTCAAGCGCGAGGATCTGAACCACACCGGATCACACAAGATCAACAACGTCCTGGGTCAGGCGCTGCTGACCGTACGGATGGGCAAGACCCGGGTGATCGCCGAGACCGGCGCCGGACAGCACGGGGTCGCCACCGCGACCGCCGCCGCCCTGCTCGGCCTCGAAGCCGTGATCTACATGGGCGAGGAGGACACCCGGCGACAGGCGCTGAACGTGGCCCGGATGCGGTTGCTGGGCGCCACCGTCATCCCGGTCACGGCGGGCTCGCGCACGCTCAAGGACGCGATGAACGAGGCCATGCGCGACTGGGTCACCAACGTGCACAACACTCACTACCTGATCGGTTCGGTGGCCGGGCCGCACCCGTTCCCGTCGATGGTCCGCGACTTCCAGAAGATCATCGGGATCGAGGCCCGGCAGCAGGTGCTCGACCTGGTCGGCCGGCTGCCCGACGTCATCTGCGCCTGCGTCGGCGGCGGGTCGAACGCGATCGGGATCTTCCAGGCCTTCCTCGACGACACCGAGGTCGAACTGGCCGGGTTCGAGGCGGGCGGCGACGGCGTCGACACCGGCCGGCACGCGGCGGCGATCAGCGGCGGCGCGCCCGGAGTGCTGCACGGCAGCCGCTCCTTCATCCTCCAGGACGAGTTCGGCCAGACCGTGGAGAGCCACTCGATCTCGGCCGGGCTCGACTATCCGGGCGTCGGTCCGGGGCACTCCTGGCTGCACGAGATCGGTCGGGGCCGCTACGAGGCGGTGACCGACGCGGACGCGATGGAGGCGTTCCTGCTGCTCTCCCGTACCGAGGGGATCATCCCGGCGATCGAGAGCGCGCACGCGCTGGCCGGTGCGCTCCGCGAGGGGCGCCGGCTCGGTCCGGACGGGGTCATCCTGGTCAACCTCTCCGGTCGCGGTGACAAGGACGTCGACACCGCCGCCCACTACTTCGGTCTGCTGGACGGCGCGCCCGCGCCGGACGCCACCTCCGCACCGGCCGGGTCGGCCGACGCGGCGCACGGAGAGGACGCGGCCAAGTGACCGTCCGTACGACCATCGAGAAGGCTCGGGCCGAGGGCCGCGCCGCACTGATCGGTTACCTCCCGGTGGGTTTCCCCGACGTCGAGACCTCCGTTGCCGCGATGCGGGCGATGGTGGCCGGTGGGGTGGACATCGTCGAGGTGGGCCTGCCGTACTCGGATCCGCTGATGGACGGTCCGGTGATCCAGCGGGCCACCGAGGCGGCGCTCGCGGCCGGTACGCAGACCGGGGACGCGTTCACCGCCGTACGCGGGGTGGTCGACGCCGGTGCGCCGGCGCTGGTGATGACGTACTGGAACCTGGTCGACCGGTACGGCGTGGACCGGTTCGCCACGGACCTGGCCGCCGCGGGCGGCTCGGGGCTGATCACGCCGGACCTGATTCCGGACGAGGCCGCGCAGTGGCAGGAGGCCTCGGACGCGCACGACCTGGACCGGGTCTACCTGGTGGCGCTGACCTCCACCCCGCAGCGGCTGGCGATGACGGCGAACGCGTCGCGCGGTTTTGTCTACGCGGCGTCGTTGATGGGTGTGACCGGTGAGCGCAACTCCGTCGGTGCGGGCGCACGGGACCTGGTCGAACGGGTGAAGGCGGTCACCGACGTACCGGTCTGTGTCGGGCTCGGGGTCAGCAACGGTGTCCAGGCCGCGCAGGTCGCCGCCTTCGCCGACGGCGTCATCGTCGGCTCGGCCTTCGTCCGCGCCCTGATCGACGCGCCCGACCGCCAGTCCGGCATCGCCGCCGTGGAAGCCGTCGCCAGGGACCTGGCCGAGGGCGTCCGCTCGGCCTGACCCCTCGCACGTGGGGTCGAAGGTCGGTGATCCACCGCCCTTCGACCCCGGCATGCAACTCAGGGCTCCCGCTTCGCTACCCGGGTCCAGCCGGTCCAACCACGCTCGGCGATCAACTCCCGCAGCCGCGCGACGGCGGGATGGGAGGCCTCGGCGAACGAGTCCATCAGGCCGACGAACGCCGCGTCGGGCGTGACCTCGTCCTGCCGGTCCAGGTCCCCGTTGGCCGCGGCCTCCTCGAACAGCTCGCTCATCAGGTCGGCGGTCTCGCGCAGCAACTCTTCGTCCTTCCAGTTCTCGGCGATCCGGGCGATGAGCCGGTAGAGCCGGAGGACTTTCGGGTCGGCCAGTTGGGCCACCTTCTCGGCTATCACCACCGGGATCACTTCCGGTCGTCGTGCCGCCATCAGGATCCACGCGTCGCGTTCAGCCTCGATGAGGGCGGTCGGCGCGCCGGTGGCACGCAGGCGGTCCAGGTAGTCGACCACCTCCTCGGGGACCGCCAGGGAATCGCCGGAGCCCAGCCGCGCGATCCGCCGCCGGTGCTCCTGCAGCGCGCGGATCTGCGTACGCAACTGCCGGTCGACCTCGGCGGTCGCGGCGGCAAACGTCTCGGGGTCGGCGTCGAGCAGCTCCCGGACCCGGGCCAGTGGCACGCCGGCCTCGGCCAGGGTCCGGATCCGGATGAGCCGCACGACCTCGACCACGTCGTACGTCCGGTAGCCGGAGGCGTCGCGCTCCGGCTCCCGAAGCAGTCCGATCTGGTGGTAGTGCCGCACCGCACGGATGGTCACGCCGGCGTAGGACGCCAGCTGTCCGATCGTCAGCATGGCTTCAGCCTGCACCAGGAGGACGCATTCTCAACTGATCCTGCGCCGGTAGATGGCCATGGCGACGCCGTACGCGACGACGAGGAGGCCGGCACACCAGGCGAGGGCGATCCAGACGTCCCCGCCGACCTGCTGCCCGGCGAACAGGCCCCGGATCGTGTTGACGATGGACGTCACGGGCTGGTTCTCGGCGAACGCGCGTACGGGGCCGGGCATGCTCTCCGTCGGTACGAAGGCCGAGCTGACGAACGGCAGGAAGATGAGCGGATAGGAGAACGCGCTCGCGCCGTCCACCGTCTTCGCGGTCAGGCCCGGGATCACGGCGAGCCACGTCAGGGCCAGCGTGAACAGCATCGTGATGCCGGTGACCGCCAGCCAGCTCAGCACGCCGGCTCCGGACCGGAAGCCCATGACGAGGGCGACCAGGACAACCACCACCAGCGAGATCAGGTTGGCGATCAGCGAGGTCAGCACGTGCGCCCACAGCACGGACGAGCGCGCTATCGGCATGGACTGGAACCGCTCGAAGATGCCGCCCTTCATGTCCAGGAAGAGGCGAAATGCGGTATAGGCGATTCCCGAGGCGACCGTGATGAGCAGGATGCCGGGCAGCAGGTAGTTCACGTACCTGCCCGACCCGGTCTGGATCGCACCGCCGAACACGTAGACGAACAACAACATGAATGCGATCGGCATGATCGCGGTCGTGATGATGGTGTCCGGGCTGCGGCTGATGTGGCGCAGGGACCGCCCGAGCAGGACGGCGGTGTCGCCGATAAAATGCTTGGTCATCAAGGGTCCTCAGCTGTTCGTGCCGTCGGGGCTGGCGGCGCCTACCCTGCTGTCAGTGCCGTGATCACCGACGATGGCGAGGAAGACGTCCTCGAGGGTCGGCTGCTTCTCGACGTACTCGACGGTGGCGGGCGGGAGCAGTTGCTTGAGCTCGGCGAGGGTGCCGTTGGCGATGATGCGCCCCCGGTGCAGGACCGCGATCCGGTCCGCGAGCTGTTCGGCCTCGTCGAGGTACTGCGTGGTGAGCAGCACCGTCGTGCCCTGCCCGGCGAGTTCCCGGACGGCCTGCCACACCTCGAGACGCGCCTGTGGGTCGAGCCCGGTCGTCGGTTCGTCGAGGAATATCACGGGCGGGTTCCCGATGAGGCTCATCGCGATGTCGAGCCGGCGGCGCATGCCACCCGAGTACGTCGACGCCTTCCGGGTGGCCGCGTCGGTCAGCGAGAAGCGGGCCAGCAGGTCATCCGCGATCCGGCCCGGTTCCCTGAGATGCCGCAACCGAGCGACCAGCACCAGGTTCTCCCGCCCGCTGAGGATCTCGTCGACGGCCGCGAACTGTCCCGTCAGGCTGATGGACTCCCGCACGCTCGCCGCCTGCGTGGCGACATCGAACCCGTTGACGGCGGCCGTCCCCGCGTCCGGCTTGAGCAGCGTGGACAGGATTCTCACGACCGTGGTCTTGCCCGCCCCGTTCGAGCCGAGCAGGGCGAAAATGCTCCCCCGCGCCACGTCGAAGTCCACGCCGCGCAGCACATGCAGATCCTTGTATGACTTCTCCAGGCCCTGGACCTGGATCACAGGCCCGCGAATTTGCTCGATCGTTGTCTGAACATCTCTGGACATGACGCCAGCATGCGGGGTTGACGCTGCGTCAGGGTCAAGCCCGAAAGCAGGTCAGGTCGTCTGCTCAGGTCCGGCTGCGGAGGCTCCGTGCCAGCGTGGGGATCATCACCGCCGCAGGGACGAGGTGTAGCGCGAGCAGCGCGGTGGTGGTCGCGGCGTTTGCCCCGACGAGAAGGGGCGGGACCAACGAGATCGCGGTCAGCGACACCGCCGTCCACACGAATCGCTCGGCGGGGCGAGCGCTCCAACGAAGAAGGACGACGGCAATGACGACGCCCACGATCGAGAAGACTCCGGTCACCACGGCGAACCCGGACAACGGGATCGTCTCGCCACCATCGGGGATCTCGAAGTCGACGCCGACGGCCTGGGCGAGCGCGGCGGCTAGGGTGGTGGTCAGCATCGCCGCGAGCGTGGCGACGAAGCCGGTGCCGGCGAGCCCGCCGAGCCGGTGGGTGCGCCTGGTCCGGCCCGATGCCGGGCCCGCGACGACCCCGGTGTCATCCATGCTGCTCATGCCGCTCATGCCTCCGTGCCGAGCGCCGGCAGGCGTTCCGGCAGCCCGAGCCGCGGGAACTGGTCGTCGTGGAACGTGACGATCTCGGTGATCGCCCCGCCGGTGACGCGCAGAACGTCGATCGTCAGCGGCAGGTACGCGCCCTCCTGCTCCCGCCACAGGTAGAAGGCGACGGTGGGCTGGCGGTTCACGGCGGTGGGGACGGCGCGCAGGTGCCCCAGGTCCTCGAAGCCGTCCGCGATCCAGTCGTTCACCACCGCGTCACGGCCGACGCACAGGCCCGGCGTGGGCGGCATCGAGCAGCGGACGTCGTCCCGCAACAGTGCGGCGAGCCCGTTCACGTCCGTGGCCACGCTGGCGTCGGTGAAGCGGCGTACCAGCTCACGCGTCCCGGCGTCCTCCTCGCCGCCGGTCCAGTCCTGCCGCTCGGCGGGCAGGTGCTCCCGCATCCCGGCGCGGGCCCGCTGCAGGGCGCTGTTCACGGAGTTGACGGAGTCCCCGAGGAGCTCCGCGACGTCCTTCGCCGGCCAGCCGAGCACGTCCCGCAGGATCAACACCGCCCGCGGGCGCGGCGCGAGGTGCTGGACCGCCACCAGGTACGCCAGCTCGATCGTCTCCCGCGCAACGGCGACGCTCTCCGGCTCGTCCGCGTCGCCCGCGGGCAGCTCGTCGAGCAGCCGGTCCGGGTAGGGCTGCAACCACAGCACCTCGCCGCCGGTCGCAGGCTCCGGGCGGCACCTGGCGAGCAGGTCCAGGCAGGCGTTGGTGGCGATCCGGTACAACCAGGCCCGGAACGTCGACCGCCCCTCGAAGGTCTCCCGCCGCCGCCAGGCACGCAGGAACGTCTCCTGCACGGTGTCCTCGGCGTCCTCGAACGACCCGAGCATCCGGTAGCAGTGCACGTGCAGCTCCCGCCGGTGCCGCTCCGCCAACCCCGAGAACGCCCGCTCGTCGACCTCACCCAGACCGCTCACGCCCAGACCGCTCACGCCCAGGTCCTCCAGCCGCGTGTCCGCACCCATCACATCATCCTTCCGTCTCGTCATGCCCCGTCGTACATATGACGGGGGCGAGCGGAAAAACTCATCACCAGGGTCGGGCGGGCCAAGCCATTCAGACGCTGCGTACCGCGGGCTCGCCGGCCTCCCACCACGCGAGAACTCGCAGCGCTCTGAGGGTGTTCCAACGGCTCGGCAGCCCCTTGCCCTCGTCGAGGGCGAAGTGGACGCGACCGGGGTGGACGTGGTCGAGCAACCAGCGCCCATCCGGCAGTTGCTTCGACCGCACCACTGCTATGGCCTCGGACATGCGGATGTCCGGCTCGGTGCCGGCGCGCCGGAAGTAGTCGAGCGCGCGGAGAACGTCATAGTGCCAGTAGTACGGAAAAGCGAACTCCGGATAGGCGGGCTGCACGACCTCGCCGGTGCTTCGCCGCCGGAACAGGCTCCGTTCGAGCAGGTAACTCTCGGCACTGCGTCGTGCCTCGCGTACTGCGGCGGACCCGCCGGTCGCGCGTTCGAACCCGAGCAGTCCGTCCAGCACGTTGATGGTCGTGTCGAACGACGAGCGCACCGACCCGTTCTCGGCCTCGCAGTTCCATCCTCCGTCCGCGAGCCGCTCCTTCAGGATCCGATCGACGATCGGCGCCACGTCCACCCCGAAGTAGGCGCCGGTCTCGATCGTCCGGCCGTTGATGCACGGCTCGACCTCACCGTCGAAGAACCGCTGCCCGGCGTGCTCCCACCGCGCGTGCTCGGCAACGAGCGCGACAGCCCGCCGCGCCGCCTCGGACGTCGGATCGAGCCCGAAGATCTGCAGGGTCTGCAGGGTGTGCATCGTCGTGGTCCACGGTTGACCCGGTTCGTCGCCGGTGTAGGACGCCGGGAAGAGGGCGCCGCCGTCCCACAACCCGTCGGCGCCGGCCAACTCCAGCAGGCGAGCACCCCATCCCTCGTGGGCCACCTGCGCCCGTTCACCGGCCACCTCCCGAGGTGACGCGTCGGTCAGATCGGACAACACCTGCCACCGCACCGCAGGATCGGAATCGAGCAACCAGTCGAGCACGTCCACGAGCCATAACTCCTTACTCGATGCCGGAAACACCCACTCCGCCAACCGGTCACGTCGCGGCTACTCGGAGGTCAACTGCTGCGTCAGCCGATCCAGGCCACCCTTGATCAGCCGTCCGTACTCATCATCACCAAGCACGGTCGCATTCTGCCCCAGGACCATCGACGGAGCAGACCCCGCGCCGGAGCTGAAGGAGCCAGGCGGCAACCGGACCGGGACGGCGCGATGCCGGCCCGGACCGTGCTGGTCCGGGCCGGCAGCGTGGGGTCAGACGGTGGCGTAGACCTCCAGCTCGGAGAGCTGGGCGGCGGGCCAGCCGGTGTTGGCGGTGAAGACCACGCGGACGTACCGGGCGGTGGTCGCGGGGAGCGGGACGGTCGCGGTGTTGCCGCTGGCGGGGTTGAAGGTGACGCTGCTCGGGCCGGCGACGGACGTGAAGGTCGAGCCGTTGGTGCTGCCCTGCACGGTGACGGTCTGGTTGCGGGTCGCCCAGGCCGATGACGGCGGCAGCTTCAGCACGACCCGGCGGACCGGGGTCGCCGTACCGAGGTCGACCTGCACCCACTGCGGGAAGGCGTTGCTGGGGCTCTCCCAGTAGGTGTTCGGGTTGCCGTCGACCACGTTCGACGAGCCGTAGACCTGGACGTGCCCGCTTTCGGCGGTGGGCCGGTTCGCCGCCAGGTTCGTGGTGGGCGGCGGGGCCGCGTCGGTGGTGACGGACACCGTGTTCGACGGCGACGAGACGTTGTTCGCCCCGTCCAGCGCGACCACCGAGAAGCTGTACGCGGTGGCCGGGCTCAACCCATTCACCGTGTACGACGTACCGCTCGGCGAGCCGACCACGGTGCCGCCCTGGCGTACCTGGTAGCCGGTCACCCCGATGTCGTCGACGGAGGCGGTCCAGGCGAGCGAGACACTGGTGGCGGTCTTGGCGGTGACGTTCAGCCCGCCCGGTGCGCTCGGCGGGGTGCCCGGCTCGCTGATGACGCCGCCGTACACCTCCACCTGGGAGAACTGCGCCGCCGGCCAGCCGGTGTTGGCGGAGACGGTGAGCCGCAGGTACCGGAGGTTGGCGGTGGCGAAGTTGACGGTGACCGTGTTGCCGGTGCCGGGGTTGAACAGGTAGCCGGTGGGGCCGACGACGGTGGAGAAGGTGGACCCGTTGGTGCTGCCCTGCACGGTGATGGTCTGGGTACGGCTCTCCCACCCGGTCGGCAGCCGCAGCACCACGCGGTTGACGCCTGCGGCGGCACCGAGGTCGACCTGGAACCACTGCGGCAGGCTCCCGCTGCTCTCCCAGTAGGTGGACGGGTTGCCGTCCACCGCGTTGCCCGGCGGGTACGGGCCGTTCTGGCTGCTGGCGGTGGTCGGCTTGCCGGCGGCGAGGTTGATCGGTCCGGGGCCGGGACCACCGCCGACAACCGGCTGGGTCGGGCGGACCGGGGTGAGGGCGAGCTGCCCCTTGAGCATCCGGCCACCGTCGGCGGTGATCCGCAGGTAGTAGTCGGAGGAGCAGGCCGTGCCGTCCTCGTCGAGTGCGCGGATGCCGGTCCCGGCCGGCACCCAGGCGGCTGTCTCGGCGGTCTTGGCGATCTGGTTGCCCTCGTTGTACTCGTCGAACATGGAGACGTAGAGGCCCTGTGCGCCGACCCGGATCATGTTGTAGAGGTGTCGCCAGTAGAAGTCGCCGTGGTAACGGTGCCCGGAGGACAGGTCACCGGGCATGACGCAGGGTTGGTAGTCGATCCCGTGGGCGTTGCAGTCGGCCTGGTCGGGGACGTTGACGTTGTTGTAGAACCAGTCCAGCCCGTCCAGGGTGCCGGTCCGGCCGACCATCCACGGCGAGATCATGTTGAAGGCGTGGTAGACGTCGAGGAAGCCGGGCCGGGAGTCGTTCACCCCGGTACGCCAGTAGGTCGGCACCCCGCCGATCACGTAGCAGCCCTGTGCCTTGAACCAGTTGATGACCTCGAGGCAGGGTGCCGGCGGGAACGGCCGGCCGCTGTCGTTGAAGCCGAAGCCCCAGATGCAGACCACCGGCTTGCCGTTCTGCCGCGCGTACGCCGGTGACGCGGTGAGGGCGGACATCTTCGTGGTCCAGTCGGTTTTCAACTCGGACTGGAAGTTCGTCCAGCTCGTCACGTCGTACATGATGTAGAACTTGCGACCGAACCGTTCCGCCGCGCTGCGGACCTTGACCGCCATGGCGTCGCGGGTGGGGCCCTCGTCGCCGAACGGGTTGAAGCGTTGCAGGGCGGCGGTGTCGCAGTTGTGTTCCTGCATCCACCGGAAGTGGGTGTCGACGGTCTGCTGGTCGTAGGAGGAGAACAGCGCCGCCGGCTGGCCGTTGCCGAGGTTGGGGTACGCGGTGTTGTAGGTCCGGGTGTACTCGCGGTTGTCCGGCCAGGACACGATAGTGGTGTTGCTCGGCGACGGGGACTGGAACCGGTCGCGGCTCCAGTGCCACCAGCCGCCGATCGGCGCCCCGTCGCCGGGGGCGGAGAACCAGCCCTGGTAACCCACGGAGATCTTGCCGACGACGTCGCCGGGCGGGCTGGCCGCGTACGCCGGCCGGGCGGCGGCGGCGAGCAGCTCTGACGTGGATACCGCGGCCAGCGCCGAGCCGGCCACGACCGATGACATGAACCTGCGGCGGGAGACTGCCATGGGTGCACTCCCTTTCGTGAAGGAGCGGGATCGGTACCGCGTCGTACCGGGGCGAGGGTGAGACAGGCGCGCGCCGGGGTGCCGGCCGCGGGGCGTCCGCCCACGGGCCGATCACGGTCATCCTGCCAGCTTTGTTCACATGACCGCAATACAAGGATCGATGTATGAAACATTTGGACGGGGTGGAGCAAAATCACGACCATCACCGTCCCTCGTGGCCGCCGGACGGCGACCCGCGATGCCGGGGGTGCAACATCGATGAATATTTACCCACGTCTTGTTTCTTCGGCATGATGCTCGTAACCT of the Micromonospora sp. NBC_01796 genome contains:
- a CDS encoding dienelactone hydrolase family protein, translated to MYDAMLAETVTLAGADGDEIEAYLARPLGPGPYGAVVVIHHMPGYDEATKEMTRRLAHHGYLAVCPNLYSREAPGASPDDAAAAARANGGVPDVRLVGDVAGAAAYLRGLTSSNGKVGVIGHCSGGRQSFLAACQLPLDAAVDCYGAFVVGTPPEGMPATFQPLLGMADRLSAPLLGLFGAEDKYPSPEQTEELERELTRLGKTFEFHTYENAGHAFFATDRPSYRPQAAVDGWQKIFTWFDRYLSA
- a CDS encoding DUF6295 family protein; the encoded protein is MCTYVTEKIEIDGSGKGPTGWFGLTGATVYVDHPVHAPYEHTVNIDLVNPAAGPGARVAVELTEESALALIAAIQAALASAPPGLASAPRPAS
- the trpB gene encoding tryptophan synthase subunit beta, which produces MTQTVDNTAQDPAAAAAPLSAQTGPYFGRFGGRFVPEALIAALEELDAAYTTALVDPEFVAQLDELHRSYSGRPSILTEAPRFGQHAGGARIILKREDLNHTGSHKINNVLGQALLTVRMGKTRVIAETGAGQHGVATATAAALLGLEAVIYMGEEDTRRQALNVARMRLLGATVIPVTAGSRTLKDAMNEAMRDWVTNVHNTHYLIGSVAGPHPFPSMVRDFQKIIGIEARQQVLDLVGRLPDVICACVGGGSNAIGIFQAFLDDTEVELAGFEAGGDGVDTGRHAAAISGGAPGVLHGSRSFILQDEFGQTVESHSISAGLDYPGVGPGHSWLHEIGRGRYEAVTDADAMEAFLLLSRTEGIIPAIESAHALAGALREGRRLGPDGVILVNLSGRGDKDVDTAAHYFGLLDGAPAPDATSAPAGSADAAHGEDAAK
- the trpA gene encoding tryptophan synthase subunit alpha, with amino-acid sequence MTVRTTIEKARAEGRAALIGYLPVGFPDVETSVAAMRAMVAGGVDIVEVGLPYSDPLMDGPVIQRATEAALAAGTQTGDAFTAVRGVVDAGAPALVMTYWNLVDRYGVDRFATDLAAAGGSGLITPDLIPDEAAQWQEASDAHDLDRVYLVALTSTPQRLAMTANASRGFVYAASLMGVTGERNSVGAGARDLVERVKAVTDVPVCVGLGVSNGVQAAQVAAFADGVIVGSAFVRALIDAPDRQSGIAAVEAVARDLAEGVRSA
- a CDS encoding MerR family transcriptional regulator; the encoded protein is MLTIGQLASYAGVTIRAVRHYHQIGLLREPERDASGYRTYDVVEVVRLIRIRTLAEAGVPLARVRELLDADPETFAAATAEVDRQLRTQIRALQEHRRRIARLGSGDSLAVPEEVVDYLDRLRATGAPTALIEAERDAWILMAARRPEVIPVVIAEKVAQLADPKVLRLYRLIARIAENWKDEELLRETADLMSELFEEAAANGDLDRQDEVTPDAAFVGLMDSFAEASHPAVARLRELIAERGWTGWTRVAKREP
- a CDS encoding ABC transporter permease; the encoded protein is MTKHFIGDTAVLLGRSLRHISRSPDTIITTAIMPIAFMLLFVYVFGGAIQTGSGRYVNYLLPGILLITVASGIAYTAFRLFLDMKGGIFERFQSMPIARSSVLWAHVLTSLIANLISLVVVVLVALVMGFRSGAGVLSWLAVTGITMLFTLALTWLAVIPGLTAKTVDGASAFSYPLIFLPFVSSAFVPTESMPGPVRAFAENQPVTSIVNTIRGLFAGQQVGGDVWIALAWCAGLLVVAYGVAMAIYRRRIS
- a CDS encoding ABC transporter ATP-binding protein, with amino-acid sequence MSRDVQTTIEQIRGPVIQVQGLEKSYKDLHVLRGVDFDVARGSIFALLGSNGAGKTTVVRILSTLLKPDAGTAAVNGFDVATQAASVRESISLTGQFAAVDEILSGRENLVLVARLRHLREPGRIADDLLARFSLTDAATRKASTYSGGMRRRLDIAMSLIGNPPVIFLDEPTTGLDPQARLEVWQAVRELAGQGTTVLLTTQYLDEAEQLADRIAVLHRGRIIANGTLAELKQLLPPATVEYVEKQPTLEDVFLAIVGDHGTDSRVGAASPDGTNS
- a CDS encoding DUF6069 family protein; its protein translation is MSGMSSMDDTGVVAGPASGRTRRTHRLGGLAGTGFVATLAAMLTTTLAAALAQAVGVDFEIPDGGETIPLSGFAVVTGVFSIVGVVIAVVLLRWSARPAERFVWTAVSLTAISLVPPLLVGANAATTTALLALHLVPAAVMIPTLARSLRSRT
- a CDS encoding RNA polymerase subunit sigma-70; translation: MGADTRLEDLGVSGLGVSGLGEVDERAFSGLAERHRRELHVHCYRMLGSFEDAEDTVQETFLRAWRRRETFEGRSTFRAWLYRIATNACLDLLARCRPEPATGGEVLWLQPYPDRLLDELPAGDADEPESVAVARETIELAYLVAVQHLAPRPRAVLILRDVLGWPAKDVAELLGDSVNSVNSALQRARAGMREHLPAERQDWTGGEEDAGTRELVRRFTDASVATDVNGLAALLRDDVRCSMPPTPGLCVGRDAVVNDWIADGFEDLGHLRAVPTAVNRQPTVAFYLWREQEGAYLPLTIDVLRVTGGAITEIVTFHDDQFPRLGLPERLPALGTEA
- a CDS encoding discoidin domain-containing protein; the protein is MAVSRRRFMSSVVAGSALAAVSTSELLAAAARPAYAASPPGDVVGKISVGYQGWFSAPGDGAPIGGWWHWSRDRFQSPSPSNTTIVSWPDNREYTRTYNTAYPNLGNGQPAALFSSYDQQTVDTHFRWMQEHNCDTAALQRFNPFGDEGPTRDAMAVKVRSAAERFGRKFYIMYDVTSWTNFQSELKTDWTTKMSALTASPAYARQNGKPVVCIWGFGFNDSGRPFPPAPCLEVINWFKAQGCYVIGGVPTYWRTGVNDSRPGFLDVYHAFNMISPWMVGRTGTLDGLDWFYNNVNVPDQADCNAHGIDYQPCVMPGDLSSGHRYHGDFYWRHLYNMIRVGAQGLYVSMFDEYNEGNQIAKTAETAAWVPAGTGIRALDEDGTACSSDYYLRITADGGRMLKGQLALTPVRPTQPVVGGGPGPGPINLAAGKPTTASSQNGPYPPGNAVDGNPSTYWESSGSLPQWFQVDLGAAAGVNRVVLRLPTGWESRTQTITVQGSTNGSTFSTVVGPTGYLFNPGTGNTVTVNFATANLRYLRLTVSANTGWPAAQFSQVEVYGGVISEPGTPPSAPGGLNVTAKTATSVSLAWTASVDDIGVTGYQVRQGGTVVGSPSGTSYTVNGLSPATAYSFSVVALDGANNVSSPSNTVSVTTDAAPPPTTNLAANRPTAESGHVQVYGSSNVVDGNPNTYWESPSNAFPQWVQVDLGTATPVRRVVLKLPPSSAWATRNQTVTVQGSTNGSTFTSVAGPSSVTFNPASGNTATVPLPATTARYVRVVFTANTGWPAAQLSELEVYATV